The Deltaproteobacteria bacterium genome includes a region encoding these proteins:
- a CDS encoding cytochrome c3 family protein, translating to MQDKKGMVDEMSSGQRQGGCKARWFLLPFFTFFLFWATTAQAAENADCLNCHKNPRLSKGKKDGSLLSLYVNEEAFKASVHGAAGMGCMDCHQEAKPTFHPAAGFPEVGCASCHPDQVETYKKTTHGMVWESGQERAPQCQDCHTSHYMRKIIDPQSPVQASRLPGVCVKCHEEARSPEGLLATLATYRLMGHRKVNLADRYDTQGCANCHPENTGHPQKQGATPSCVQCHDRSLSSPLLLGPIHFKMSFADQPIPYILRILYGGGLTFVVIGGIGFFAYRFYLRKKKTKEGADKPAEGEQ from the coding sequence TTGCAAGACAAGAAAGGGATGGTTGATGAAATGAGCAGTGGGCAGCGGCAAGGCGGGTGCAAAGCAAGGTGGTTTCTGCTCCCGTTTTTTACTTTCTTTCTTTTCTGGGCCACGACAGCACAAGCGGCAGAGAATGCCGATTGCCTGAATTGCCACAAGAACCCCAGGCTCAGCAAAGGGAAAAAAGACGGATCGCTTCTCTCTCTTTACGTTAACGAGGAAGCCTTCAAGGCTTCTGTCCATGGCGCGGCTGGGATGGGGTGCATGGATTGCCATCAGGAAGCCAAGCCTACCTTTCACCCGGCAGCAGGGTTCCCGGAAGTGGGATGCGCATCCTGCCACCCGGATCAGGTGGAAACCTATAAAAAGACTACGCATGGCATGGTTTGGGAGAGCGGCCAGGAGCGTGCTCCCCAGTGCCAAGACTGCCATACTTCCCACTATATGCGGAAGATTATAGATCCTCAATCGCCGGTGCAGGCTTCACGTTTACCGGGTGTCTGCGTCAAGTGCCATGAAGAGGCCAGATCTCCGGAAGGACTCCTGGCAACCCTGGCCACTTACCGCCTGATGGGCCACCGGAAAGTTAATTTGGCCGATCGGTATGATACGCAAGGATGCGCCAACTGTCATCCAGAAAATACCGGTCATCCCCAGAAACAGGGGGCTACTCCCTCCTGCGTGCAATGCCACGATCGGTCTTTATCAAGCCCTCTCCTCCTGGGCCCGATTCATTTTAAAATGTCTTTCGCCGATCAACCGATCCCTTATATCCTGCGTATCCTTTACGGAGGTGGCTTGACTTTTGTGGTTATCGGCGGCATCGGTTTTTTCGCTTACCGTTTTTACCTCCGGAAGAAAAAAACAAAAGAAGGGGCCGATAAACCGGCCGAAGGAGAACAATAG
- a CDS encoding acyl-CoA dehydrogenase family protein: MDFQLSAQLELLRKSVREFAEGAITPQVQPMEETDEVPWDLYKEMGKQQYMGILIPKEFGGTAFGNLARMIMLEEVGRVSAAMAMALQIFHLGTVPIIEFGNEAQKKKYLPALAKGERLSTIAVTEATGGSDPTGIQTTAKLQGDSYVLNGRKCFITHGHVADTITIMAKTGEGPKGFSAFIVEKSFPGFKLGRKEKKFGLHGCNTGEIAMDNCFVPRENLLGNEGDGLRISMAAISEVGRAGMAGCGLGVINACLEASVKFANERILGGKPISQHQAIQWMISDIYMDLETSRLLSYRAAWMKDQKIRCDVDMAMAKFYATEAAVRCAKRAVDIHGGYGYMMEYPVQRYYRDAEILIASAGTSEIQRIVMARKALTSFK; encoded by the coding sequence ATGGATTTTCAATTGTCAGCGCAACTCGAATTATTAAGAAAGAGCGTCAGGGAGTTTGCTGAAGGAGCGATAACTCCCCAAGTGCAGCCTATGGAAGAGACCGACGAAGTTCCCTGGGACCTTTATAAGGAGATGGGGAAGCAACAGTATATGGGCATCCTGATTCCCAAGGAATTCGGGGGAACGGCTTTCGGGAATCTCGCGCGCATGATCATGCTGGAAGAGGTGGGACGAGTTTCCGCCGCCATGGCGATGGCCTTGCAGATATTTCATCTGGGAACCGTTCCCATCATAGAATTTGGCAATGAAGCCCAGAAGAAAAAATATCTTCCGGCCCTGGCTAAGGGGGAACGGCTATCAACCATCGCAGTTACCGAAGCCACCGGTGGCTCTGATCCTACGGGTATACAGACCACGGCCAAGTTACAAGGGGACAGCTATGTTCTCAATGGAAGAAAATGTTTCATCACCCACGGCCATGTAGCCGACACGATTACCATTATGGCCAAAACCGGTGAAGGGCCCAAAGGGTTCAGCGCCTTCATCGTGGAGAAATCATTCCCCGGCTTTAAATTAGGGCGGAAGGAGAAAAAATTCGGTCTCCACGGGTGTAACACCGGTGAGATCGCCATGGACAATTGCTTCGTTCCCAGGGAGAACCTGTTGGGGAATGAGGGAGATGGCTTAAGAATATCCATGGCAGCGATTAGCGAGGTAGGCCGGGCTGGGATGGCTGGCTGTGGTTTGGGGGTGATCAATGCCTGCCTGGAAGCCTCCGTTAAGTTTGCCAACGAAAGAATCCTGGGGGGAAAACCGATCAGCCAGCATCAGGCCATCCAATGGATGATCTCGGACATCTATATGGATTTAGAGACCAGCCGCCTCCTTTCCTACCGGGCGGCCTGGATGAAGGATCAAAAAATCCGTTGTGACGTAGATATGGCCATGGCTAAATTCTATGCTACAGAAGCCGCGGTGCGTTGTGCCAAGAGGGCGGTGGATATTCACGGGGGTTATGGTTACATGATGGAGTACCCGGTTCAACGCTATTACCGCGATGCCGAAATCCTCATTGCCTCGGCCGGTACTTCCGAGATTCAGCGTATCGTCATGGCCCGCAAAGCCCTGACGTCGTTTAAATAA
- a CDS encoding electron transfer flavoprotein subunit beta/FixA family protein has translation MNIIVCLKPAPDPKHWDSIQLDPVTKALKREGIPSVLGPLDKRALEEGLRIKEKHGGKVMAMAMAPPSAKDNLVEALAMGADEGYLLSDRAFAGSDTWATSLVLSRGIAKLGSFDIILCGSYSLDGSTGHVGAQLAEFLGILNVTQVVAVESIEGGKIRTRSLVELGYRILESRLPTLLTVTREINTPRFTSLLGVIEAESKPLITWSAADLGISADEVGFKGSPTQTGGIFLPEIKRQVEMISGEPEEMVKEIIRKIRQALG, from the coding sequence ATGAATATCATTGTCTGTCTCAAGCCTGCGCCGGACCCCAAGCACTGGGATAGCATTCAACTGGACCCAGTGACCAAGGCGTTGAAAAGGGAAGGGATTCCCAGCGTCCTCGGTCCGCTGGATAAACGAGCCTTAGAAGAAGGACTGCGGATTAAAGAAAAGCACGGCGGAAAAGTGATGGCCATGGCCATGGCACCTCCTTCGGCCAAAGATAACCTGGTGGAAGCTTTGGCCATGGGTGCTGATGAAGGATATTTGCTGAGTGACCGCGCTTTTGCCGGATCCGATACCTGGGCGACCTCTTTAGTGCTTTCCCGAGGCATAGCTAAGCTCGGGAGTTTCGATATCATCCTTTGCGGAAGCTACAGCTTAGATGGCTCGACCGGACATGTAGGGGCCCAGCTGGCCGAATTCCTGGGCATTCTCAACGTAACCCAGGTAGTTGCGGTGGAAAGCATTGAGGGAGGTAAGATACGCACAAGGAGTTTGGTCGAATTAGGTTACCGGATCTTAGAAAGCCGGCTTCCTACCCTCCTCACCGTGACCCGGGAGATCAATACCCCGCGTTTTACGTCGCTCTTGGGAGTAATCGAAGCGGAGAGCAAACCCCTTATCACTTGGTCTGCCGCGGATTTGGGCATCTCCGCGGATGAGGTGGGGTTTAAGGGTTCTCCCACCCAGACCGGCGGCATCTTTCTGCCCGAGATAAAACGCCAGGTGGAAATGATCAGCGGCGAACCTGAGGAGATGGTGAAAGAAATCATCCGCAAGATCCGCCAAGCCCTCGGTTAA